The Dyella sp. 2HG41-7 sequence TAAGAAGGTGCTCGACAAGTACGGCATCCTGATGGTCGTCGACGAAATCCAGATGGGTTTCTGGCGCACCGGCAAGCTGTGGTCGATCGAGCACTTCGGCGTGACGCCGGACATTATCGTGTTCGGCAAAGCGCTGACCAACGGTCTCAATCCGCTGTCCGGTTTGTGGGCGCGCGAAGAGATGATTAATCCGACCATCTTCCCGCCGGGTTCCACGCACTCCACGTTCAACTCCAATCCGCTCGGCACGTCGCTCGGTTTGGAAGTGATCAAGATGGGTTACGAGCTGGACTACGAAAAGACCGTGCCGGAGAAGGGCGCTTACTTCCTCGAAGCGCTGAAAGATTTGCAGAAGCGTCACAAGGAAATCGGCGACGTCGACGGTCTGGGTTTGGCCATGCGCGCCGAGATTTGCACTGACGATGGATTCACGCCGAACAAAGCACTCTTGGACAAGATGGTCGACATCGGCCTCGCTGGGGATCTCGAACACAACGGCAAGAAGATCGGCCTCGTGCTCGATGTCGGCGGCTGGTACAAGAACGTGATCACGTTCGCGCCGTCGCTGGATATCAGCTACGAAGAAATCGATCTCGCCATCGTGCTGCTCGATCAGTGTCTGACCAAGGCAAAGAAAGCGATGTAACCCGCCTTTCTCCCTCTCCCCTCCGGGGAGAGGGTCGGGGTGAGGGGCCACCCTCGCGAAAACGTTTTGTTTCAACACTACAAAAGAAAGTTTTTGTCGATGTTCCCATGCAGGGGAAGCTGACAAACACGGCGGCGCTCAGCGCCGCCTTTTTTTATGCGTCGCGCAATGCGATGCATGTTGTCCGATATTTTTTCGTAGTAATCCTACAAACGGAAAGCCGAACAAGTTCGGCGTAGGCGTCGGTTTCCAGAACGGCCAGTCCGCGATCGCGGTGGGTTACAACCGCCAGATCAAGCCGAATTTGAACATCTCGTTCGGTGGATCGGCTTCGGGCAGCGACGTGTCGGTAGGCGCGGGTATGGCTTTCGGCTGGTAACAACAACGTATCGTTTCTTGATGGTTGAGCCGGCACCTTCGGGTGCCGGTTTTTTTATGCGCGATGCACAACACGCGGAAATTGGCTGGGAAGCCAATCCCAGCAACGTCACGTCATACAAAAAAACGAGATGCCGCGCCACAAATCGCAAGTGATCTGAGCGGTAGAAGCGAGATCAACGTGCAACCATTTGTCGGTAATGCCGACAGCAATTCGTCCGCATGCGCTGACAGATAACCACGCTACATGTGTGCGAAGGTTTGTAAGCCGGGCGTGTCCATCCGGTTTAAAGAAGCCGACACGCCCGACATGAGTGAAACAGCGCGGATCGCCTGGGCTGGAACCCAAACGATCCGCTGGCCACCACCAACTATCTGAGAGTTGATCATGGTTATTTCCGATCATACGGCACGCTCGCATTCGCGAGCCCCCGCCACGCCGCGTACTTCACTGTTTCACCGCCGCTCATACTGGACGGCGTCGGGCCTAAGTGGGCGTTTGTAGAGTTCTCAGTAAGAAAACCCCTCTACATAGGCAGGATTTTTCCTGTAGCCCTTCGCGCCACGCGCAATGTGTGGCGCGACCTACACGTTTGGACTAAAGCCGATGAAAAACTTCTTGATCGATCTTCCCTCCGAGGGAGGCTTTGTGATGTCCCAAGGCGATTACAACCAATTGCGCGAGGCGCGCGATCGGTTGTTTTTGTTGGCGCAGTTTTGCAACGTGGCGCCTATTGACCCGGATGACGATTCCTTGATGACGATTCGCCGCACGAGCCTGGGGAATTTGTTTGCGGATTTGAGTTGTCAGATTCGTGAGGTGCTGAATGTTGTGGAGCACATTGCGCCGCTTGGGAGTTCGTTGCAGGCGCATTGATTGTGTCGGCCGGCAATCACAGTAGGCCGGGATGAAAATTCCGCAGCCATGAATGTTCCGAAGCGTGGATTGTTGTCCTAGCCCGCGCATTAGCCGTTGGAGGTGCGCGGAATCACGCGACGCATGATGTCGTCGTGCGTGGGCAACGTTTTGAGGTCATAAGTGGCTTGCAGCGCCAGCCAACTTGCCGCATCGCCACCGAAGTAGCGGGCGAGCCGCTCGGCGGTGTCGGCGGTGACGGCGCGGCGTTCGTTGACGATTTCATGCATGCGGGTGGCAGGCACGCCCAGCGCCAGAGAAAGAGCGTTGACGCTCATGCCGACGGGCGCCAGGAAGTCTTCCCGAAGAATCTCGCCTGGGTGCACAGGGCGCATGCGGTTGATGGGTTTGGTCATGGCGATGCCTGCTTAGTGGTAGTCGACGATTTCAACGTGGGTAGGGCCTGCCTGTGTCCATGCGAAGCACAATCGAAATTGGCCGTTGATGCGTATGCTGTGCTGACCTTTGCGATCGCCCTTCAGGGCTTCGAGCATGTTGCCGGGCGGAGAGCGAAGAAAGTCTAGCGTCAACGCAACGTCCAATTGTGTGAGCTTTCGAATGGCAGCGCCTTCAAATGCCCGGAATTTGCGCGGGTGGCCACCTTCGAACAAGGTTTGCGTTTGTTTGCAGGCGAAGGATTGAATGGCCATTACGCGAATAGTATTACGTTATGCGTAATACGTCAAACGATTCGCGGACGCCTAGGCTGGGATGGGAAACCCAGCATTTGATGTTTGTCATTACTGGGAATGTTGTCCGGGCCTACATTCAGGCCAAACCTTTCTTTGCGGGGGGCGATGGGATTGCGTCGATCTGCGCGGTGGGAAAAACAATTTCCACCCGCAATCCGCGTTCTTGGCTGCCGGAGATGTATCGCACGCGCGCACTGTGCCATTCCGCAATGCGCTGCACGATGGCCAAGCCAAGTCCGCTGCCTTGTTCTTCGCTGCCGGGTACGCGAAAGAAGCGTTCGCCAAGACGCTCGATCCATGTCGGCGGCACGCCAGGACCGTTGTCTTCCACGGCAAGACAAATGGCATTGCCTTCGCGAACCAGTGAAACCGTCATCAGACTTCCGCGTCCGGCGTAGCGCAGGCCGTTGTCGATCAAGTTGTCCAGCATTTCCTGCAAGCGATGGCGATCACCGTCTATCCATAACGGACCCGCAGGGCCGTCATATCCCAGATCGATGTCGGCAGCGATCGCTTCGTGCACGCGTTGACCGACTAGTTCCGGAATCAGCAGCGCAAGATTCAAATTTTCAGAATCGCCCGCTTCGTGCCCTGCCGTTTGCGCGCGCGTAAGCGCTAGCAATTGGCTGGACGTGCGGTTGGCGCGCAGGATCAATCGTTGGATGTGATTGAGTGCATCGGTAATTGTTTCCGGATCGGATGTGGCCTGCGCGCGCTCGGCATGCACGCTCAAGCCAGCCAGCGGCGTGCGTAATTGATGCGCGGCGTCGGCGATAAAACGTTCGTGCAAGGCAAGCATGCTGCGCAGGCGCGCAAACAGTCCGTCGATGGTTCGCGTGAGTGGCAGAATTTCCGCCGGCACATCCGCCGCGCCGATCGGCGCCAGATCGTGTTCACGGTTCGCTAGCTGATTGGTGAGCGGTTCGAGTTGGCGTAAACCGGTGCGCACGCCCATCCATACCAAGAGAAACGCGGCGATGATCAGCAAGGCTTGTGCGGGAATACTGAGTAGCAGAATTTGCCGCGCTTCCAGATGCCGATCGCGCAGCGTTTCGGCAACGGTTACTTCCAGTTGGTCGTCCGGTTCGCGCGGATTGAGCATTTGAATGCTCGTCGCGCGCATGGAGTGTTTTTCGATTTGAATGTTGTAGAGCTGCGGTTTGACGCCGTCGATAAAAAGACCGCCCGCCGGTTTGAGCGCTGGATTGCCCGCAACCAAACCGTGTTTCGCGCTGAACACGCTGAAGTAGTTTCGGCCTTCCGGTTCGTATTCCAACAAGAACTGCGCTTGCGGCGTGACGCGACCGTCGGGGCTTTTGTTCGCCATCATTTGCACGAGCGTCAACGTATCGTTGACCAGGTTCACGTCATGCACGTGGTTGGCGTAAATCAGCGCGCCCACATACGTGATAAGGCTGTTCAACAGCAACAGCGCAGTGAGCGGCACCAGCAGCGTGGTCAACAGACGCCTGCGCAGGCTCTGGCGACCTTCGCGCCACAGCAGGCGCTGGCTCATGCGGTTTTCACTTCTTCGAGCAAATAGCCCAATCCGCGAATGGTGCGTACTTGCGTGCCCGAGTCGGTGAGTTTGCGGCGCAGACGATAAATGGCGATATCCAGGCCGTTATCGGTGAGCTCCTGATCCCAGCTGCACAGCGCTTCGATCAGTTGCGCGCGACTTGTGACGCGATCGGGACGCGCGGCGAGCGCTTCCAATAAGCCGAATTCGCGTGCGGTGAGTTCAAGCGGCTTGTCGTCGACCCAGGCGCGATGTCCGGGAAGATCGAGGCGCAGTCGACCCAACGTAATTTCCGGTGCCCCTTGCGTGGTGTAGCGTCGCAACAACGCACGAACACGCGCTTCGAATTCCGCCAGCGCGAACGGTTTGACCAGATAGTCGTCGGCGCCGAGATCCAACACGCGCACACGTTCGCGCAGACCCTCGCGTGCAGTGATCACCAGCACCGGCAATCCGCTGCCGCGACGGCGCACGCGTTGCAGCACTTCGCTGCCATCCAGTCCCGGTAGCCCGAGATCGAGCACCAGCAAATCGTACGGCGTGTCTTTAAGCGCCGCATCGGCGCGCATGCCGTCGGCGACATGATCGACGGCGTGACCACCCTGACGCAGGGCCGCGCTCACGCCTGCAGCAATGGAAGGATCGTCTTCGGCAATCAGAATGCGCATGATCGAATGACTCCCTCAGACCTGAGGCATTGCGGTATTTCTATGATTTTCAGCGGTTTCCACATCGATGAAGCTTAGCGCGTGCGGCGCAGTCCGCACAGCTTTGCCATGTCAGATCGGCGAAAGGGAGCTCGGTTGCCGATGGCAGCACATCATGACCTCTGGCGGATGTCAGCCCTGTATGCTTGGGTCAGGCTCGACGGATCATCGGAAGGGGAGACCATGATGAGGTTGTCAATCGGTAGAGGCGGGCCCTGGCTCGCAGCGTGCGTGGTGTTGTGGTCGTGTCAGGCGCTGGCGCAGACCACGCCAGCAGGAAAGGTGGAAACGGCCAATGCGGCCCCCGTTGTCCCAGCGGAGATTCCCTTCGCACCCGCGCACGACACCATGATCACCACGCAAAGCGCAGCGAATGCGTGGGGCGGCGAGCGCACG is a genomic window containing:
- a CDS encoding sensor histidine kinase, with protein sequence MSQRLLWREGRQSLRRRLLTTLLVPLTALLLLNSLITYVGALIYANHVHDVNLVNDTLTLVQMMANKSPDGRVTPQAQFLLEYEPEGRNYFSVFSAKHGLVAGNPALKPAGGLFIDGVKPQLYNIQIEKHSMRATSIQMLNPREPDDQLEVTVAETLRDRHLEARQILLLSIPAQALLIIAAFLLVWMGVRTGLRQLEPLTNQLANREHDLAPIGAADVPAEILPLTRTIDGLFARLRSMLALHERFIADAAHQLRTPLAGLSVHAERAQATSDPETITDALNHIQRLILRANRTSSQLLALTRAQTAGHEAGDSENLNLALLIPELVGQRVHEAIAADIDLGYDGPAGPLWIDGDRHRLQEMLDNLIDNGLRYAGRGSLMTVSLVREGNAICLAVEDNGPGVPPTWIERLGERFFRVPGSEEQGSGLGLAIVQRIAEWHSARVRYISGSQERGLRVEIVFPTAQIDAIPSPPAKKGLA
- a CDS encoding response regulator transcription factor, with product MRILIAEDDPSIAAGVSAALRQGGHAVDHVADGMRADAALKDTPYDLLVLDLGLPGLDGSEVLQRVRRRGSGLPVLVITAREGLRERVRVLDLGADDYLVKPFALAEFEARVRALLRRYTTQGAPEITLGRLRLDLPGHRAWVDDKPLELTAREFGLLEALAARPDRVTSRAQLIEALCSWDQELTDNGLDIAIYRLRRKLTDSGTQVRTIRGLGYLLEEVKTA
- a CDS encoding type II toxin-antitoxin system RelE/ParE family toxin, which gives rise to MAIQSFACKQTQTLFEGGHPRKFRAFEGAAIRKLTQLDVALTLDFLRSPPGNMLEALKGDRKGQHSIRINGQFRLCFAWTQAGPTHVEIVDYH
- a CDS encoding HigA family addiction module antitoxin, whose translation is MTKPINRMRPVHPGEILREDFLAPVGMSVNALSLALGVPATRMHEIVNERRAVTADTAERLARYFGGDAASWLALQATYDLKTLPTHDDIMRRVIPRTSNG